TAAAGACAAGGAGGCTGAATGAACTTAACAGATCAAACCATTCTTATCACTGGTGGAGGTTCCGGCATTGGCTTAGGACTTGCGGAAGCCTTTGAAAAACTGGGCAATCAAGTGATCATTGCTGGTCGCTCTCAATCCAAACTGGAAATGGCGCGCGCCAAGGGATTTGCAACTCTCACTGTGGATATGACCAGTCAGGAAAGTATCGAAGGCCTGGCCAAGGAGGCCATTCAAAAGTTTCCCGCTCTCAACTGTGTCATTCACAACGCTGGCATCATGAAGAATGAAAAGCTTTCGAAAGGCGACAATGCCGAAATCGCCACCGACACCGTCCTCACAAATATGCTGGGCCCAATTTTATTGACCAGCTTTTTACTGCCACACTTCTTGAAGCAAAAGTCCGCAACAATCATGACGGTGACTTCGGGTCTGGCCTACGTTCCTCTTTCCATGACTCCCACTTATTGCGCAACCAAAGCCGGTATTCACTCTTATACTGAAAGCTTGCGCTTTCAAATGAAGGACACGGCTATCGAGGTCAAAGAGATCGTGCCACCTTACGTACAAACGCACCTGATGGGCGAACGCCAGGCTTACGATCCCAACGCAATGCCCTTGCATGAATTTATTGATGAAGTGATGAGTATTTTGAAGAACAATCCTGAGGTCGATGAAATCGTTGTACAAAGAGCTGCCGCATTTCACCAGGCAAGCTTTGGCGGCGAAGCGTCCTACCGGGAGATCTTTAAATCCAGAAACGAATTTTTTCTTAACGCACGCAAAGCGGAATGGGATTCGATGTGAACAACAACTATTTTCCGCCAGAGGCCGCTCTGGTTTATGATGAAAAAAACAAAAAACTCGCACCCATCTCCGAAAACATGCTTTTTCTGATTCGCCTGCTTTTAAAGGAACTTCCCGCCCAATCAAAAATACTTTGTGTTGGCGCAGGTACTGGAAATGAAATTCTGGCGTTAGCGCATTTTTATCCGGAATGGAAATTTGTGGCACTGGATCCCTCTGCCGGGATGCTTGATGTTTGCCGTAAACGTCTGACCGATGCAGGACTGGCTGATCGCTGTGAATTTATTCACGGGTATATTCACGACACGCCCCCGGAAGTTAAGTACGATGCCGTGCTTAGTATTTTGGTCGCGCATTTCATTCACTCTGATGAACGCCTGACTTATTTTAAAACTATCCAAGACCGACTGTTGCCGAAAGGCTATCTGGTGAATACAGAAATAAGTTATGACTTAAACTCAACCGAATTTCCATCAATGCTGGAAAACTGGAAAACCATTCAATCATTGATGGGTGGCACTCACGAAAGCCTGGCCAAGCTGCCCGAAGTGCTGCGAAGTATGCTTTCTGTGCTTCCCCCAAAACAAACTGAAGACATATTACGAGATAGCGGATTCCCGCTTCCCGTCCGGTTCTTTCAGGCATTTATGATTTGTGGATGGTATGCGCAATCAAGCTGAATAAAGATTGGATCAGCAAATACTTTAAAATGGTGAAGCTGTGGGAGTGTGCGCTGATCAATCGCAAAGGAATGAACAGCTATGAACGATGCAATATCGTTTTTTAATCGACCGAAAAATAAAAAACCCGATCTTTTGGATCGGGTTTTTTATTCAAAAATATACTTCGACAGAGCCGAAGTATATTTTTGAATATCAACCTTCCAGATTGCCCATCCAATTGATATCACTGAATATTTATCATTTTAAAGGTGTGCGCCAGCTGCGAGCGATTTGAGGCTGTTCACCTCCGTGCCATTTGGAATGTCACTGGGAGCTTATCGCTCAAGATTGTTTTTGTTTTTTTGTAGCCTTGGCGAGCGATTTTGAATTTAGCGACCCTCAGTCGTAGCTGAAGAGTCAACATAAAATCAAAAGGAGAATTAAAATGAAAACTCAAACGAACAATCTTCAGTTTCTAGGTGCCAAAGAAGTTTTCCATGACGATTTTGGAAATCTTATTATTGTGCTGGCAAAAAATAACTACGCGATCTTGAACGAAAAGGTTTTGGAAATCATGGGATTGGAGAAAACTGACTGAACAATAATAAAAGATGTTGAGTCGCGCGTGTCCCGTACTAAGGCAGACAATGATTATGGTCGTGGACCTCAGGCAGGAAATTCAACCAAAAAGAGAGCTTTATAACCTCTCTTGGGGCTTGTATGAAATCAGTAACAAAGAACAAATATTTTCAGTGTTAACTCGTTTAAATACGAGCGAGGAGTGTTTATGTTGATTTTAAAATGTGTCGTAGCATTTTACATAGTCGCATTTATTATAAACCTATTTTCTAAAGATCCCGGCAAGCGTTGGATGATAATGGACTTGTTTAATCTTATTCTCCGCATCCTATTCTTTTTCATGAAGGGTCTCCTTTGTGTTGTTGCTTACCTTTTTTGCGCGAGCGCAAAAAAGGTAAGGCCCGCTCTCCAGCTTGCCGCTGCTGACGGGCGCGGCGGCACTTGCAGAGTCGGACTGAGAAATAGTGTGTTGTTTTGATACGGCGATTTGCGCTTAAACAATATTCAATGTACTGTTTTGTTTACGGGAGGTATTTTTGAAAAATAAGGAACTAGAAAACTCATTGAAGATAATAAAACAACTAGCAGATTTATTGATAAATTCACATAGCCCGATCGACGGTAGACGAAAGATCGATGTTTTTATCGAAGCCGCAAATCAAATTTCTGGTGCGCTTGATAAAGTTGATCAAAAAATTTCTGAAATTCAATCTGCGAATTATCAACTTTCGCAAACCGTTGAAGATTTAAAAACCCAAGTAGCAGAACTAAAAATACTAAAAAAGAACTAACCCCATTTTGGGCTAAAAAGGCTCGTCCCCAATTGACAACTTCAAATTCCAAGAAATAAATCAATTATTTTGCCCCGCATTTAAGCATGCCGACTCGCATTCATCTTGTTTAATTGCGAGTTGTCATCAATAATTACTTACCACAAATGAGAGTGAGTGCCCGGCAACAGTACCGTCGTGCGGGATTAGTTTTTTGAAAGTTCGGCTAATCGGAGTGAATGTGTAATTAGGGGTAGTAAATGGTTGACGATAAAATCTCTGAGGATATTAACGCCATTAGTAGCGAGCAAATTCATCAGCGTCTTCAAACTGCAATTCAAAATGGAAGCGTAAGTTTTGTTACGGAGCTTTTGGCGATTGAAGATATGCTTCCGTACCTTGATAAAATTTTTATTGCTTCAGTATCTGATTTTTTGAACAGCCAAAGCCTAAATTTGCTTCGAATAACTGCTGAAGCCATAGGTTCTGGGCAAGATGTGTTCCGTATCGCGCATACATTGGTTCAGATTTTCCCTAACCTCAATCAAGTTGATCCAGTATCTCTTTTACAGTTTTTAAAGATATACGAAGAGAAGACGAAGAATGACTTAATGAGTGGACAACTCTTTGAGCCGATTAGAAAGCGCACAGCTACAAACAAGGACTGGGGCTTGAATCTTGAAAACGTCATTTTCGAGAATAATGACAAGAGATTTTATTCGTATTTACTTGCAACCTACCTGGGCTTTTCCGACTCAGATTATAACTTTGGCTATGACAAAATAAAATCCGCCTACACTTCAACGGTTTGTGAATTGAAAGCGATTGGCTTAAGAGGACTTGGACTATTAAGCCAACTATCCGACGAGCACAAGGCTGAGTCTTTTGAATCCCTCATCCTTGGTGTTGACGACAAGGATGAAGCGGTAGCTTCAAATGCAGCATTTGCGCTATCTCGCCTCTATAGTGAGAACGTCGAATTAAGCAAAAAAAGGATTGCTCTGTCGAAGGATGCAGATTCGTCAGTTCGTTTTGAGCTTCTAAGACAAATTCAGTTCAAACAAGGGGAACTTGATTCTGACGACATCGAGATCGTAAAAAATCTTTGCGCTTATGATTTAAAACTAAAGGGAATCACAGATTCTCTGGATAGCATAATCTATTTTCTTCTTCATAAAGGTTACCACAACATCGCAAAAGAAATTCTGACTGCTTGGGTTTCATCACATACATTTGAAGTTCACAAGCAGTATAATTTCACCGAACTTTTTGACTCCTCCATTTTCGAAATGGTCAAATCCAAAAACTTAATTGAGACCATCATTACAGAATGGTTGAATTCAGATGATTTTCGCTTTCACCATGTTCTGCAGGAGATAGCATCCTACATGGGTGGACACGGAATAAAAACTGTTGGTCTAGATTTGGAGTTTTTAAAATCACTAAATGACACTGACATCCTATACGTTGTTAGCAAAATACTAGGCTTTATATATGACTTTGATATTTCAATTTCACTGGTATTATCGATGCTAAGTCTCGATCCTCCTTCCAAAAAAACTGTGGGACTCGTAACATCAGTACTTATCGAACAAATCGGAGACAACTATCTTGGCAAAACGCTCGATCGAATTGATCTTGAGCTTAAAGCTTCACAAGAAGGCACTGAAAAATTTATTGCCTTATCCAGGGCTGCCGGAGAACTAAAAAAGAGAAAAGATCGCCTGTCTGCGCTTACGAGCTGCATTGAGCTAATGCCAAACGCGGACCACTCGTCTGAATTGAATAAAGCATTTAATAAAAGTATGGCCGCTTCAATGAAGCAGGCTCGCGAGAAATCTATGCTGTTCAAATTAGTTTCGCATGTTGCAATCAGAGAGGCTCGCTCTACCTTCTCATTTGCCAATGGCGAGTACCACGAACCTTCAAAAATGGGATCCTATTCCCACGGCATTGAACTCCCGAAGAAAGATGTTCTTGATGAGGTTGGAGCGACATTTGAACGGTCAGGGTTTAGATTGGCTAAACGAGGTGAGGAATGAGACTGCTCCTACAAGAGTATGTAGGGATGATGAAGGAAGAAGCCGAGCTGGAATCACTCGTATCGGCATTAGTAACATCAATGGGGTTCGATGTGGTTTCGCTGCCACAGCGAGGAGTACGGCAAGACGGCGTCGACATTCACGCGGTCGGAATTGATCCCGTAGATAATCAGAAAAAGAATTTTCTTGTTACAATTAAACAGGGAAATATCACTAGAACTACCTGGGATGGCAACAACCAAGCCGTTAGAACAAGTTTAAATCAAATCATTGATGTCTATGCTCAGAACAAAATTCCAATTCATGATAAGTCGAATCCCACCAAGATAATTCTCTGTTGCGGAGGCGAACTAAAACAAGAAATTCAAGCTGACTGGACGGGCTATCAAAGCAGTAATGCGTCTAAAGGATTTCAATTTGAATTGTGGAATGGAAGCGCACTTTCTTCACTCGTTGAAAAGAATTTATTGAATGAAAATGTATTCTTTGAGGACATAAAGAAAAAAATGAGAAGAACCCTCGTTGTTTTATCTGATTTTGGTTATGACCTTTCCCACTACAAAGAAATGCTTAATCAATTTCTTTTTACCGACG
This is a stretch of genomic DNA from Bdellovibrio sp. GT3. It encodes these proteins:
- a CDS encoding SDR family oxidoreductase, with protein sequence MNLTDQTILITGGGSGIGLGLAEAFEKLGNQVIIAGRSQSKLEMARAKGFATLTVDMTSQESIEGLAKEAIQKFPALNCVIHNAGIMKNEKLSKGDNAEIATDTVLTNMLGPILLTSFLLPHFLKQKSATIMTVTSGLAYVPLSMTPTYCATKAGIHSYTESLRFQMKDTAIEVKEIVPPYVQTHLMGERQAYDPNAMPLHEFIDEVMSILKNNPEVDEIVVQRAAAFHQASFGGEASYREIFKSRNEFFLNARKAEWDSM
- a CDS encoding SAM-dependent methyltransferase, with translation MGFDVNNNYFPPEAALVYDEKNKKLAPISENMLFLIRLLLKELPAQSKILCVGAGTGNEILALAHFYPEWKFVALDPSAGMLDVCRKRLTDAGLADRCEFIHGYIHDTPPEVKYDAVLSILVAHFIHSDERLTYFKTIQDRLLPKGYLVNTEISYDLNSTEFPSMLENWKTIQSLMGGTHESLAKLPEVLRSMLSVLPPKQTEDILRDSGFPLPVRFFQAFMICGWYAQSS